Proteins from one Dysgonomonas sp. HDW5A genomic window:
- a CDS encoding sugar phosphate isomerase/epimerase family protein, with translation MKKNVLFVLIMFMSTVCMAKQKVNSKDSAPMKKEIVLQLYSVRDDISKDYEGTIKKVGEMGFTDVEAANYDNGLFYGKTPVQFKSDIEKAGMNVLSSHTSKELSQKELSSKDFTESLQWWDKCIDAHKAAGMTYIVAPWMEVSKTLKDLQTYCEYYNEIGKRCKAKGISFGYHNHAHEFQKVEGQVMYDYMIEHTNPEYVFFQMDVYWVVRGQQSPVDYFNKYNGRFKLLHIKDNKELGQSGMVGFDAIFRNTDAAGTEHLVVEVENYNFTPIESVQKSLDYLLDCPLVKASYSK, from the coding sequence ATGAAAAAGAATGTGTTATTTGTACTAATTATGTTTATGTCAACAGTATGTATGGCTAAGCAAAAAGTCAATTCGAAAGATTCTGCCCCGATGAAAAAAGAAATTGTTTTGCAGCTTTATTCGGTAAGAGATGATATATCTAAAGATTATGAGGGGACAATAAAAAAAGTAGGGGAGATGGGTTTCACCGATGTCGAAGCCGCTAATTATGATAACGGTTTGTTTTATGGAAAAACTCCTGTACAATTTAAGTCTGATATAGAAAAAGCAGGTATGAATGTGCTTTCTTCTCATACATCAAAAGAGCTATCTCAAAAAGAATTATCGTCTAAAGATTTCACGGAATCGCTCCAATGGTGGGACAAATGCATCGATGCACATAAGGCTGCCGGTATGACCTATATAGTTGCACCCTGGATGGAAGTGTCCAAAACTCTCAAGGACTTACAAACCTATTGCGAGTACTATAACGAGATCGGAAAAAGATGCAAGGCAAAGGGTATTTCCTTTGGGTATCACAATCATGCACATGAATTTCAGAAAGTAGAAGGACAGGTGATGTATGATTACATGATAGAGCATACGAATCCCGAATACGTATTTTTTCAGATGGATGTATATTGGGTCGTAAGAGGACAACAAAGTCCGGTCGATTACTTTAATAAGTACAACGGTCGTTTTAAACTATTGCATATTAAAGACAATAAAGAGCTTGGTCAAAGTGGGATGGTCGGTTTCGATGCTATTTTCAGAAATACAGATGCCGCAGGTACAGAACACCTGGTCGTAGAAGTTGAGAATTATAACTTTACACCGATAGAAAGTGTACAGAAAAGTTTAGACTATCTGCTCGACTGTCCACTAGTAAAAGCCAGTTATAGTAAATAA
- the tatC gene encoding twin-arginine translocase subunit TatC, protein MKENKEMTFWDHLEELRWSLFRSGAALIVFSIIGFIFMPYLFENVVMAPTNSNFFLYRYLCEITSSVSFLPDFCDNTFQVNIININLASQFFTHMTTSFWLALILTFPYIAYEVWRFLKPALYAYERKSMRWAFVFGTLMFFVGCLFGYSLVFPMTLRFLATYQLSDIIVNQISLDSYMDNFLMLIFVMGIVFELPLLSWLLSQFGLLNRSLFTRYRRHAIVGLLVAAAFITPSGDPFTLSIVFFPLYFLFELSALFVKAAPQEEEEENEEEELDEDQEDDTEQRLEELRVE, encoded by the coding sequence ATGAAAGAAAATAAAGAAATGACCTTTTGGGATCATTTGGAAGAGCTCCGCTGGTCTTTATTCAGGTCAGGAGCTGCATTAATTGTGTTTTCAATTATAGGTTTTATCTTCATGCCTTATTTATTTGAGAATGTTGTGATGGCTCCTACCAATTCAAACTTCTTCTTGTATAGATATCTCTGTGAAATAACATCTTCAGTATCTTTTTTGCCCGATTTTTGTGACAATACATTTCAAGTAAATATTATAAATATTAATCTGGCTTCCCAGTTTTTTACGCACATGACAACCTCCTTTTGGTTGGCTCTCATTCTTACTTTCCCCTATATTGCTTATGAGGTATGGCGTTTTTTAAAGCCGGCACTATATGCTTATGAGAGAAAAAGTATGAGGTGGGCATTTGTTTTTGGAACTCTTATGTTCTTTGTGGGTTGCCTTTTTGGCTACTCCTTGGTTTTTCCGATGACTTTACGCTTTTTGGCGACTTATCAATTGAGTGATATCATTGTTAATCAGATATCATTGGATTCCTATATGGATAATTTCCTGATGCTTATTTTTGTGATGGGAATAGTTTTCGAATTACCATTGCTATCATGGCTACTTTCTCAATTTGGGTTATTAAATAGATCACTCTTTACAAGATACCGGAGGCATGCTATTGTTGGACTGTTAGTTGCAGCTGCATTTATTACACCATCCGGCGATCCGTTTACTCTATCCATTGTATTTTTCCCTCTCTACTTTCTGTTTGAATTAAGTGCGCTTTTTGTAAAAGCAGCTCCGCAAGAAGAGGAAGAAGAAAATGAGGAAGAAGAGCTTGATGAAGATCAAGAAGATGATACCGAACAAAGGCTTGAAGAATTGCGGGTTGAATAA
- a CDS encoding type III polyketide synthase, whose amino-acid sequence MPSLAAISKIEFPFKTDQQSVKEYAKGLFSPSFPEVVRMLSAFDNTEIITRNLCKSLDYYSQVHSFQEQNLEYIRLSLEYSVQAIEDCIATAQISKEDITDIIFVSTTGLATPSMDALIINKMKLNQHVNRMSIFGLGCGGGVSGYAKACTLAKANADAVVLFVAVELCSLTFLRDDFTKSNFIGSSLFSDGIAACLIVGDNYANKAKSKISFLANESKLYFDSLDIMGWNFTDSGFKVLFSSGIPNIIANNVKHDVSSFLAKNNLEISDIKNFIFHPGGKKVLTSYEEALGVEGDFLKTTREVMNNYGNMSSATVLYVLERFFTHDFEDGYGLMMSMGPGFSCEMVLLQMTKQ is encoded by the coding sequence ATGCCTTCATTAGCAGCTATATCTAAGATAGAATTTCCATTCAAAACAGATCAACAAAGTGTAAAAGAATATGCAAAAGGATTATTTTCACCTTCTTTTCCTGAAGTGGTGAGAATGTTGAGCGCATTTGATAATACTGAAATAATTACACGTAATTTATGTAAATCACTTGATTATTACTCACAAGTTCACTCCTTTCAGGAACAAAATCTGGAATATATCCGGCTTTCTCTTGAATACTCCGTTCAGGCAATTGAGGATTGTATAGCTACCGCACAAATAAGTAAGGAGGATATAACCGATATTATTTTCGTTTCTACAACCGGTCTTGCTACACCAAGTATGGATGCTTTGATAATCAATAAAATGAAATTGAATCAGCATGTCAATCGTATGAGTATATTTGGTTTGGGATGTGGAGGAGGAGTTTCAGGCTACGCTAAAGCATGCACCTTGGCTAAGGCGAATGCAGATGCCGTAGTGTTGTTTGTGGCTGTTGAATTGTGTTCTCTCACTTTTTTGCGTGACGATTTTACCAAGAGTAATTTTATAGGCTCCAGTTTATTTTCGGATGGAATCGCAGCCTGTTTAATTGTCGGAGATAATTATGCAAATAAGGCTAAAAGCAAAATATCATTTCTTGCTAACGAAAGTAAACTGTATTTTGATTCGCTTGATATTATGGGATGGAATTTTACCGATAGTGGTTTTAAGGTTTTATTCTCTTCGGGTATCCCCAATATTATAGCTAATAATGTAAAGCATGATGTAAGTTCGTTTTTAGCTAAAAATAATCTGGAGATTTCAGATATAAAAAACTTTATATTTCATCCCGGAGGCAAAAAAGTACTCACCTCTTATGAAGAAGCATTAGGAGTAGAAGGCGATTTTTTGAAGACAACAAGAGAGGTCATGAATAATTACGGCAATATGTCGAGTGCTACTGTATTATATGTATTGGAAAGATTCTTTACTCACGATTTCGAAGACGGCTATGGTTTGATGATGTCGATGGGACCCGGTTTCTCGTGCGAAATGGTTTTACTTCAAATGACAAAACAATAA
- a CDS encoding DUF6377 domain-containing protein: MRNLSLFFILFLLTIHPCQANNELDSLFIELDNKIKKKDIYIELKEIRIKELKTESNSTNLSINNAYALNTLLYKEYKSYISDSAIAYLNKNLDLAAILKDQTKINDTSIAMANLFAILGMYKEAIDMIDRVNRDYLDKSQMIEYYSTQRIIYNSLGLYSHNNRDKSRYQQMAKAFRDTLSNIADKSSEAYLRIEEIQLRIDGRISDALLVNNRRLSMTVIGTPEYALVTFNRSLLYRKNNDTIMEKKYLILSAISDIQSSIRDNASIPILANMLMQEGNIDRAYKYVRFSLDNINDYNTRFRSSEILSIQTIIEKAYQKKTEEQNNKLRLFLILISILLVLLTVSIFYVYKQMKKGIIIGKRLKEANLELNTLNQKLHNMNNELRKLNMEVVEANQIKEEYIGYFLDECSKYIDKLDALRKTINKKIQEKQIESLYKMTKNNNMKDDELKELFRNFDIMFTHLFPDFVEKFNSLLMDEEQISLKKGETLNNELRIYALIRLGIDDSGKIANFLGYSVNTIYNYRAKTKNKAKISREDFDWTVKKIGTFRK, from the coding sequence ATGAGAAATCTTTCGCTCTTTTTTATTCTCTTTCTCCTTACTATTCATCCTTGCCAAGCTAATAATGAACTGGATTCATTATTCATCGAATTAGACAATAAGATAAAAAAAAAGGATATCTATATTGAACTCAAAGAAATAAGAATTAAAGAATTAAAAACGGAAAGTAACAGCACTAATTTATCCATAAACAATGCCTATGCATTAAATACTCTTCTGTACAAAGAATATAAATCGTATATATCCGATTCTGCAATTGCTTATCTGAATAAAAATCTTGACTTAGCTGCTATCTTAAAAGATCAAACCAAGATAAACGATACCTCTATAGCTATGGCGAATCTTTTTGCCATATTGGGTATGTACAAAGAAGCTATAGACATGATTGACCGTGTAAATAGAGATTATCTGGATAAATCACAAATGATAGAATACTATTCAACCCAAAGAATCATCTACAATAGTTTAGGCTTATACTCTCATAATAACAGGGATAAATCACGATATCAACAAATGGCAAAAGCCTTTAGGGATACATTATCTAATATTGCCGATAAATCATCGGAGGCATATCTCAGGATAGAGGAAATCCAATTAAGAATCGATGGACGCATTTCGGATGCACTACTTGTAAATAACAGACGATTAAGCATGACTGTAATAGGAACTCCTGAATATGCATTGGTCACTTTTAATCGCTCTTTACTGTACCGCAAAAACAACGATACGATTATGGAAAAAAAATACTTGATATTATCCGCCATTTCGGATATTCAATCATCCATCAGAGACAATGCATCTATACCTATTCTGGCCAACATGCTTATGCAGGAAGGAAATATCGATCGGGCATACAAGTATGTCCGCTTCTCGTTAGATAATATAAATGATTACAATACACGTTTCAGAAGTTCGGAGATTCTAAGCATTCAAACAATAATAGAAAAAGCATATCAAAAAAAAACTGAAGAGCAGAATAACAAATTACGGCTTTTTCTGATATTGATAAGCATATTGTTGGTTTTGCTCACTGTATCTATTTTTTATGTGTATAAGCAGATGAAGAAGGGAATCATAATCGGAAAGCGGTTAAAAGAAGCCAATCTCGAATTAAATACTCTGAATCAGAAATTACATAATATGAACAACGAACTTCGCAAGCTGAATATGGAAGTTGTAGAGGCCAATCAGATTAAAGAAGAATACATTGGATATTTTCTGGACGAATGTTCTAAATATATAGATAAACTAGATGCTCTCAGAAAGACTATAAATAAAAAAATACAAGAAAAGCAGATCGAAAGCCTTTATAAAATGACCAAGAATAATAATATGAAGGATGATGAACTGAAAGAGCTGTTCCGCAATTTTGATATTATGTTTACCCATCTGTTTCCTGATTTTGTGGAAAAATTCAACTCTTTGTTGATGGATGAAGAACAAATCAGTCTAAAAAAGGGAGAAACTCTAAATAATGAACTTAGAATATATGCACTTATCAGATTAGGAATTGATGACAGTGGTAAAATTGCCAATTTTCTAGGGTATTCTGTCAATACAATCTATAACTACAGGGCTAAAACAAAAAATAAAGCTAAAATTTCGCGTGAAGATTTTGACTGGACAGTAAAAAAGATCGGGACTTTCCGAAAATAA
- a CDS encoding FAD:protein FMN transferase, translating into MNVVLADNGACYYNIQGRAEGTSYNIIYQYEGNRDFRMDIENLLADFEKSLSVYDETSIISRVNRNEDVEVDDYFSHVFNKAKEISIQAEGTFDISAEPLFRAWGFSSEKKNIPDEEQIEKLKANIGMDKVWIDNKRVVKSAPGVLLNVNAIAKGYSADIVASYLEKQHCLDYLVEIGGEIRVKGCNTQGEAWKIGIDRPSENNPVPGQDLQVILQITDRGIATSGNYRQFYIENGKKVTHTINPATGYPARHNLLSTTVIADDAITADAFATAFMVGGMDKALEWIEKNPELDALFICDEEGDYKVYYTSGIESNIVLE; encoded by the coding sequence ATGAATGTAGTATTAGCCGATAATGGAGCCTGTTATTACAATATCCAAGGTAGAGCTGAGGGTACAAGTTATAATATAATATATCAATACGAAGGAAATCGAGACTTTCGCATGGATATAGAAAATTTATTAGCTGATTTTGAGAAATCACTTTCGGTATATGATGAGACTTCTATTATTTCCCGTGTAAACAGGAATGAAGATGTAGAGGTTGATGATTATTTTTCTCACGTATTCAATAAGGCAAAAGAAATTAGTATTCAGGCAGAAGGAACCTTCGATATATCTGCAGAGCCCTTATTCAGAGCATGGGGATTTAGTTCGGAAAAGAAGAATATACCGGATGAAGAACAGATAGAAAAGCTAAAGGCTAATATTGGCATGGATAAAGTTTGGATAGATAACAAGCGTGTTGTAAAATCAGCACCCGGTGTTTTGCTGAATGTCAATGCTATAGCAAAAGGTTATTCGGCAGATATTGTTGCTTCTTATCTCGAAAAACAGCATTGCTTAGATTATTTGGTGGAAATAGGAGGCGAAATTCGAGTGAAAGGATGTAACACACAAGGAGAGGCTTGGAAAATTGGTATTGATCGCCCGTCGGAAAACAATCCGGTTCCCGGGCAAGATTTGCAGGTAATATTGCAGATTACCGATCGGGGGATTGCTACATCGGGAAATTACCGTCAGTTTTATATTGAAAACGGTAAAAAAGTGACTCATACCATCAATCCTGCAACCGGATATCCCGCAAGACATAATTTGTTGTCTACCACAGTAATTGCTGATGATGCTATTACAGCAGATGCATTTGCTACGGCATTTATGGTTGGAGGTATGGATAAAGCTCTGGAATGGATCGAAAAGAATCCCGAATTAGATGCTTTATTTATTTGCGATGAGGAAGGTGATTATAAAGTATACTATACATCGGGAATCGAAAGTAATATTGTATTGGAATAA
- a CDS encoding isoprenylcysteine carboxyl methyltransferase family protein, with amino-acid sequence MAFILFISFVILLRIGELVLARSNERWLLQQGAVEYGKEHYPFMVALHASFFVSLIIEYSLTQTVYFNVYLFILFLILIAFKAWIISSLGKFWNTKIYRVSNFPLINKGPYRYLKHPNYIVVIAEIAIIPLVFQLYYTAIIFTLLNAVMLAFRIKEENKALRL; translated from the coding sequence ATGGCGTTTATCCTTTTTATCTCATTTGTGATTTTGTTGCGTATCGGAGAGTTAGTGCTTGCCCGTAGCAATGAACGGTGGTTGTTACAGCAGGGTGCGGTCGAATATGGGAAGGAACATTATCCTTTTATGGTTGCACTTCACGCTTCATTCTTCGTCTCGTTAATTATTGAATACTCTCTTACTCAAACAGTATATTTCAATGTTTATCTGTTTATTTTATTTTTGATACTGATTGCATTTAAGGCTTGGATTATTTCGTCTTTAGGTAAATTCTGGAATACGAAGATATATCGTGTATCCAATTTTCCGTTGATAAATAAAGGTCCTTACAGATATTTAAAACATCCCAATTATATAGTGGTAATTGCCGAGATAGCCATTATACCTCTTGTATTTCAGTTATATTACACTGCCATTATTTTTACTCTGCTTAATGCTGTGATGTTGGCTTTCAGAATTAAAGAAGAAAATAAAGCTTTGAGGCTTTGA
- a CDS encoding twin-arginine translocase TatA/TatE family subunit, translated as MNTLLFLGNLGTGEIVIIAIVVLLLFGGKKIPELMRGIGKGIKSFKEGVKGLEDDIEGNDSKRD; from the coding sequence ATGAATACACTTTTATTTTTAGGTAATCTTGGAACAGGAGAGATTGTCATTATAGCCATTGTTGTTTTATTACTTTTTGGAGGTAAAAAAATTCCTGAGTTGATGCGAGGCATAGGAAAGGGTATCAAAAGCTTCAAAGAAGGGGTGAAAGGACTTGAAGACGATATAGAGGGTAACGATTCAAAAAGAGATTGA
- a CDS encoding DUF4251 domain-containing protein, which translates to MKKALFLLASIVLVLSGCKTQDPAVKEAKNAEKEFKFQKAVEALNSHEFVLEADRVTFKNGRYSYVSPSTNFVSMTGDKATIQLAFNSPYAGPNGMGGITVDGTASNIKTKTDKKGNVTFSMNVFGTGVSAVVTINMVAGSNQCTAIVTPNFNSRVITFSGYLYPKSESDVFKGRAL; encoded by the coding sequence ATGAAAAAAGCTTTATTTTTATTAGCATCAATCGTGTTGGTCTTATCAGGATGTAAGACTCAGGATCCTGCGGTTAAAGAGGCGAAAAATGCAGAGAAAGAATTCAAGTTTCAAAAAGCAGTAGAGGCTTTAAATAGTCATGAATTTGTGCTTGAAGCAGACCGTGTTACTTTTAAAAATGGGCGTTATAGCTATGTATCTCCCAGTACAAACTTTGTTTCTATGACTGGTGACAAAGCTACCATACAGTTGGCATTCAACTCACCATATGCCGGACCTAACGGGATGGGTGGTATTACAGTAGACGGAACAGCATCGAATATCAAGACAAAGACAGACAAAAAAGGAAATGTTACTTTCTCTATGAATGTATTTGGTACCGGAGTATCAGCAGTGGTAACTATTAATATGGTAGCCGGCAGTAATCAATGTACAGCAATAGTAACACCCAACTTTAATAGTCGGGTTATAACTTTTTCGGGTTATTTATATCCGAAATCCGAATCGGATGTGTTTAAAGGTAGGGCACTATAA
- a CDS encoding DUF1080 domain-containing protein — MNKLVLRLSCFAIAGTLIACGGEKKTADNAAQSTEPKTEEKMAPAYTVVENPVVDLSEFPKDKDGYITLFDGKSFKGWRGYGKDKVPSKWTIDNGAIKFNGSGAGEAQDGDGGDIIFASKFKNFELELEWKVSKGGNSGIFYLAQEISTKDTATGEVRMEPIYISSPEYQVLDNENHPDAKLGKDNNRQSASLYDMIPAKPQNGKPFGQWNKAKIMVYKGTVVHGQNGENVVEYHLWTPQWTEMLQKSKFSQEAWPLAFELLNNCGGDKKEGYIGFQDHGDDVWFKNIRIKILD; from the coding sequence ATGAATAAGTTAGTTTTAAGATTAAGTTGTTTTGCAATTGCAGGAACATTAATCGCTTGTGGTGGAGAAAAGAAAACTGCAGATAATGCAGCACAGAGTACAGAACCAAAAACAGAAGAAAAGATGGCGCCTGCATATACAGTCGTAGAAAATCCGGTTGTTGATTTGAGCGAATTTCCTAAAGATAAGGACGGTTATATCACACTATTTGATGGTAAATCGTTTAAAGGATGGCGTGGATATGGAAAAGATAAAGTGCCTTCGAAATGGACTATCGACAATGGAGCAATCAAATTTAACGGTTCGGGTGCCGGTGAAGCTCAAGACGGAGATGGCGGCGATATTATATTCGCTTCTAAATTCAAAAACTTTGAACTTGAATTGGAATGGAAAGTTTCTAAAGGTGGCAACTCCGGTATTTTCTATCTAGCCCAAGAAATTTCGACTAAAGATACTGCAACCGGAGAGGTAAGAATGGAGCCTATCTATATATCTTCACCCGAGTATCAAGTATTGGATAATGAAAATCATCCGGATGCAAAACTAGGTAAAGACAATAATAGACAATCGGCATCATTGTATGATATGATTCCGGCGAAACCACAAAATGGAAAACCTTTTGGTCAGTGGAACAAAGCTAAGATTATGGTATACAAAGGTACAGTGGTACATGGTCAGAATGGTGAAAATGTCGTTGAATATCACCTTTGGACTCCACAATGGACAGAAATGCTTCAAAAAAGCAAATTCAGTCAAGAAGCTTGGCCTTTGGCATTCGAATTGCTAAATAACTGTGGTGGTGATAAAAAAGAAGGATATATCGGATTCCAGGATCATGGTGATGATGTATGGTTTAAGAATATAAGAATAAAAATACTTGACTAA
- a CDS encoding 3-oxoacyl-ACP synthase III family protein gives MYINAIGYYVPDQRISNDHFKDINGLDANWIYQRTGILTRSRATEEETMDYMCTEAVLKALPLLPYSETDIDLIIFASYTLSDTIGTTAHVIQRQFEMRKAKVFHISSACSSAVNAMEIIQSFFKTHIATKALLICAERNSSYSDDKDPMSGHLWGDAATAYFFSSEKYSDDELRVVDITTQGLAHIGHGPKAVTLDLTSGDLRMPYGRDVFMRACTYLVQNTKDILDKNGYVINDLSYFIGHQANKRIISHVLKELDISEDKTMTNIEELGNTGSTSALLVLAQNYDKIREDDLICLSVFGGGYSAGTCLLLKN, from the coding sequence ATGTATATTAACGCTATAGGTTATTACGTTCCTGACCAACGAATTTCAAACGATCACTTTAAGGATATTAACGGACTCGATGCAAATTGGATATATCAACGAACCGGCATCCTGACCAGATCCAGAGCTACAGAAGAAGAAACTATGGATTATATGTGTACAGAGGCAGTGTTGAAGGCATTGCCTCTGTTACCATATAGTGAAACTGATATAGATCTTATTATATTTGCTTCATACACTTTGTCTGATACTATTGGTACAACAGCTCATGTTATTCAAAGGCAATTTGAAATGAGAAAGGCTAAAGTATTTCATATCTCATCAGCCTGTTCATCGGCAGTGAATGCGATGGAAATTATACAATCTTTTTTTAAGACTCATATAGCAACAAAGGCTTTGCTTATTTGTGCCGAACGGAATTCAAGTTATTCGGATGACAAAGATCCTATGTCGGGTCATTTATGGGGAGATGCAGCTACTGCATACTTTTTTTCATCAGAAAAATACTCGGATGATGAATTAAGAGTTGTGGATATAACAACGCAAGGGTTAGCCCATATTGGGCATGGACCTAAGGCCGTGACTCTTGATCTGACGAGTGGTGACCTACGAATGCCATATGGCAGAGACGTATTTATGCGAGCTTGTACTTATCTGGTGCAAAATACGAAAGATATTCTGGATAAAAACGGATATGTTATTAATGACCTCTCTTACTTTATAGGACATCAGGCCAATAAAAGAATAATATCGCATGTACTCAAGGAATTGGATATTTCAGAGGATAAAACAATGACTAATATTGAGGAGTTAGGCAATACGGGATCTACAAGTGCCCTTTTGGTTCTTGCTCAAAATTATGATAAGATCCGTGAAGATGATCTGATTTGCCTCTCCGTTTTTGGTGGTGGGTATTCAGCCGGAACATGTTTGTTGTTGAAAAATTGA
- a CDS encoding ROK family protein, with the protein MKETYLAIDLGRSELHIGEVNAKGEILHSKRYGIGYINQTTTLAVIKRSLEDYIVTDGWATESRPIAMGISLVGNVNNRDGVWLQNDSKGNRPIHLAKALHGVYGIPCYIETNIKSITKAERLWGNEKHPDNFVYINIGSDIDAVFVVDTQLTHSSYFGIQDVKHMDVGIDIGIKCNCGRYNCVECIAGEAGFDKSARLLSNTYSTNLYIPHDEKIKVDIKEIYFLSQQGDSLCTQLVDNAVNGIAGLIMNLIRISNPDKVIIGGTIMANNFIYQRIIKILSKANLRLDPHNIVLSRFTPQDAGLIGAAAVAINK; encoded by the coding sequence ATGAAAGAGACCTATCTGGCAATCGATTTAGGCAGATCAGAATTACATATCGGAGAGGTAAATGCAAAAGGGGAAATTCTTCACTCCAAAAGATACGGAATTGGTTATATCAATCAGACAACAACCCTTGCTGTTATTAAACGATCGCTCGAAGACTATATAGTAACGGATGGGTGGGCTACAGAATCAAGACCTATCGCAATGGGAATCAGCCTTGTGGGAAATGTAAATAATAGAGATGGAGTCTGGTTGCAAAATGATTCAAAAGGCAACCGTCCCATACATTTAGCTAAAGCTTTACATGGAGTGTATGGTATACCATGCTACATAGAGACCAATATAAAGAGCATAACGAAGGCTGAAAGATTATGGGGAAACGAAAAGCATCCGGATAATTTCGTTTACATAAATATTGGTTCCGATATCGATGCTGTATTTGTTGTAGATACACAGTTAACTCACAGTTCATATTTTGGGATACAAGATGTAAAACACATGGATGTAGGAATAGATATTGGGATCAAATGCAACTGTGGGCGGTACAATTGTGTGGAATGTATTGCCGGAGAAGCCGGTTTTGATAAATCCGCACGATTATTAAGCAATACTTACTCAACTAATCTTTATATACCGCACGACGAAAAGATTAAAGTAGATATTAAAGAGATTTACTTTCTATCCCAACAAGGTGACAGTCTTTGCACACAACTGGTTGATAATGCTGTTAATGGAATAGCAGGTTTAATCATGAACTTAATCAGAATAAGCAATCCCGATAAGGTTATTATAGGAGGAACTATTATGGCAAATAACTTCATATACCAGAGGATTATCAAAATACTGAGTAAGGCAAATTTACGTTTAGATCCTCATAATATCGTATTAAGCCGATTTACTCCTCAGGATGCAGGACTAATCGGTGCAGCAGCTGTAGCGATAAATAAATAA
- a CDS encoding ion channel — protein MNSMLTKYAFTKDKFLDILHIIIILLSVFLIICISVDTFNNISFLTQGSYMKIQLWVCIFFLFDFVLELILSDRKWHFISTNFIFLIISIPYLSIIEHYQITFSPEVNYLIRFIPLIRGGYALATVVSWLTKNKISGLFVSYITILIAIVYFSSLMFFVLEHKVNPQVLNYSDCLWWAFMNVTTVGSNIYAQTGVGRILSVVLAALGMMMFPIFTVYITNIVEMKNKKRKSSKREHTEQINN, from the coding sequence ATAAATTCGATGCTTACAAAATATGCTTTCACAAAGGATAAATTTCTTGATATACTACATATTATCATTATTTTGCTTTCTGTTTTTCTGATAATATGTATTTCTGTTGATACATTTAATAATATATCGTTCCTTACACAAGGTTCATATATGAAAATACAACTGTGGGTTTGTATATTCTTTCTGTTTGACTTCGTTTTAGAATTAATTCTATCCGACCGCAAGTGGCATTTCATCAGTACAAATTTCATATTTCTCATAATATCCATTCCTTATCTCAGTATAATAGAACATTATCAGATCACATTCTCACCCGAAGTAAACTACCTGATTCGCTTTATACCGTTAATAAGAGGTGGTTATGCTTTGGCTACTGTTGTCAGTTGGCTAACAAAGAATAAGATATCCGGACTCTTTGTTTCTTATATTACTATCCTAATAGCCATAGTATACTTTTCCAGCCTTATGTTCTTTGTACTGGAACATAAAGTAAATCCTCAGGTCTTAAATTATTCTGATTGTTTATGGTGGGCGTTTATGAATGTCACAACCGTAGGTTCCAATATTTATGCACAAACGGGAGTTGGAAGGATATTGTCTGTTGTTTTGGCAGCATTGGGGATGATGATGTTTCCTATTTTCACCGTATATATAACTAACATAGTGGAAATGAAGAACAAAAAACGTAAATCATCAAAAAGAGAGCATACTGAACAAATAAACAATTAA